Within the Vigna angularis cultivar LongXiaoDou No.4 chromosome 10, ASM1680809v1, whole genome shotgun sequence genome, the region CAATCTCTCATGGTGACCTCACCGCACCGTTGAATGTGTAATTGTCACAGGTAGGAAAGGAAACAAAAGGGTGATAGAAACTGAATCCAAATAAAACAATGAACAACTGTCTGTTATTCTGCACTTCGTTTGGCACATACAATCAATGGTCCCATAGAAGGAACTGAACCCACCCACCAAAATCGTTCCAATGGAACCCTCCACCAGCAGAGAAAAGAATCgaaatttcatattttgtaaagcacaagaattttaaaaaacgtcttaaaaaaaggagagaaattCTACAGAAAGAATGAAGAACCCCAATCAATCTCTTCTACTCAATCTGTTCTGTACACTGCTAACAAAGAATCTCTGAACAACAAATGTACCAAAgaatcaccatcatcatcatcatcttcttcatcttcatcatcatcttggTCACAACAAATCATGGGCATAGCCAACCaaaatagaagaagagaacCCCCAGCTCTGATCTCTCACCCTATCCCTCGTTTGTTTGGATTTATACAAATCGTAAGGCTCCCAAAGACGATCCAAAGGACAAGGTTTCTTCTCATCAAGCCTCACCCAAGGCTTCCCCTTTCCGCTCCAATGTAACAAACTAACAGGACCAGGATGCAGAGACCTGCACACCCCATTAACGTTGTCCCCACCAAGCCCATGCTGGTTCCATCTATGATCAATGGCTTCAACATTCCCTGCAAAAACAAGCAAAAAAGGAGGCAGAGAACCCAAATCATAAATCCTCTTTTTCCTCTGCAGTTCCATCCAGTTCTCAATCCTCTTCCTGTAGTTCCCCTCCCTCCACCGCACCAAATCCATCACCATCACTCCAGTGTTGAAATAACAAGGCTTTCGAGAAGAGAACACGCGAGAGAGTAAAGGGTCGTTCCAGAACTCCTCGGTGAAGTACTTCGTGAAGTTCGCGTGGCAATACTCCGGCGCACCGATCACGCGCGCGCCCGTGAGTGGCACGCGCCACAGCTTCCTCACGTCGTCGACCACCACCACGTCGGAGTCCAGGTAGATCACGCGGTCGACGCACGCGTCCAGCATGTCGCCGAGGTAGTTGCGCGCGTAGTTCAACGGGTTTTCCAAGGCCAGTCGGATTGAAGACGAGATTAGGTTAATCACCGTGTCTTCTCTAAAGATGTAGACTTTGAAGTTCAGAGAGGGGAAGATGGACCGAACGAGGCGGGTCAGGACCCGAGGGCTTGCCGGGTCGAACTCCGCCGcaacgaagtggaagaacacGCTTTCCGGGCACGAGGAGTGGCGGAGAACGGAGTGCACGGCGGCGATGGAGCCGCGGAGGTAGCCGGAGTCGAGGGTCATGGCGATGTGGACCAGAGACGGGTCGCACGAGGGGATAGCGGTGTGGGTGGAGGAAACGGGGCAGCCCGCCCCATTTCGGTACCCCGGTGCCTCCGCGTAGTGGAAGAACGAGCCGTCGTCTTCGGTGGTCGGAAAAGAGCGGATTCCGAGGCAGAAGAACGGGGAAAAAAGGAAGCAGAGAATGAGAGAGGAAACGACGGCTCTGAGGCGAAGGGGAAGCATTGGAGTAATGGGTCGGTGGCAAAACGGGTTcttgatggaagaaaatgaaagggTGTTAAAGAAAAAACGGCATTGTTGGATTTTCTTGGGATGTTCTTGAGTTCTgcgtttttctttctttctttctctccgTCGGTGCGTTTTAAAGAGTACGCGGTTTTCTCTGGAACTTGATGGAGTGAAGTtccagagagagagagaaagaggtgGAGTTCTGAGAAAAATAAATCTATGACTTACTTATACCAGattcatttttcattcattcatcaCTGTCTCTGTCTCCATTTCTCTctctgtttcttctttttttctctttttccatcTGACAAAAAAAAGGGAAGAGGACGTGTCTGGTTTTAACACATTGGCAGCTGCTGTTAAGCAAggaatttcttttttcttttatttctttatttttcatactttttctttcattatctgtcatttttcacaattttacaaaatactCCTCCAATGCGTGTCCTATTTAAAGATACAAAATACAATTCACGCGTCCAAACGCTCTTACGCGCTCCCAGTTAAACTTTTAactattattacaaaaaaaaacttcCATCTGAAAATGATTTGATTTTGGAAAAGAATtgtattattagaaaaaattaaatacactTATTTATGTGTATTCGTATTTGTATCGATAACGATGAAGCACTAAAATTTCGTATCCACGAGATACACTACAACCACAAGAACAGGTGGAAATTCAGTGAGTAGCTACGTGCCAAATAAATTTTTGCTGTCATAAGCTGGAATTTTCAAATTCAGCAGTTAAACGAGACAGACGTAAATGATTTTTTCGTATTCTTCTATTTGAATTAGAAAGTTAATTTTGCTCTTTCTCTTGTTCTGCTTATACACCACTTTCCGACATTCGATTGTATCCAAATTCGTATAATTTTCAaagattgtttttaatttgaaataattctTGTAATAGTGTTGTTTGTTACGACTCAATGAAAAtacaaacattttatattaattatgtttgttATGATTTGTGACATATTTATTAGGCGTTAGGATTGATATGCATATAGtttgttggaaaaaaaatagtaatagaTTGTGTAAAAGAAATAGTTTGTTTGTAGATTGAATAAATGTTTTATGGCTTGttgttttgaagaaagagagtaTTTATTAGAGCATTTAGTGGTGCATTCAGCAGTGTGACAGCTAGCTATGAGCATGCAGAGTCGGGACATTTTAAATTGAGAGTGCAATACTGTAAACTGCGTCTCTGTGGTTGGAGGGGTTGCCTTGTCTATTTATGAACATAAATGATGTTTGACCATTTCGATGCAGAAGAAAGCATAAACTAATGCATTTCTGTGTTTCATTTCACTTACTCGCCACACTATTTAACACGTCTTTTCATTCATAATGGAAAAAACTGTTCCCTTCAATTCTACTATCTCATCATTATGCTTTCTATCAACCATCAAATATGCATTCATGCACTCTCAAGTATTTTCCTCTGTTTATCAAAAACACCTCTCACATGttgttttgatatatatttttagtctttttagatttaaaaatcaAACAGATAAATATTATCATGAGTTCTGTTAATGTAAATACTATGAAATCAGTAAAattgattcattttttatatttcttaaactTATTACTCCTATTATagaatttttaatgaattacaTGTTGTAAATGTAGTTTTCTAACTAGTGATGAAACGGGAATAGGCTCATGTTACTAGTGTATATTATTTTCCTATTTTGATTAGAGGCTATTATGTTGGTAATATATTACCTcctctttaatttatttaccgatttagatttatatgtaaattaagaaaaatattaatatatatatatatatatattaattacacAATTTTACTAAAATAGTTTCACATTCTCAATATATAGATAATTACGGTGATTGATcacttaataatttaatttatgaaaagaaaattgagaaataataatagttaatagTGCATTATAAACTAACATTGcttatttttttggaaaaattagAAAGACTAAAACGAGGATTATGGTTGGATCGGATATGGATGATATATTATTTGTATCGATACATAATAGAAAATCTTccttattatttgttaaatatttgtttataaaatatttcatagatagttatgaatatttttttaaacaattatagatttataaagttaaatttaaataaaatttaaaaatatataaaatataatgtaaattaaattacatatttttaatttaattaaatttaaactaataaaatataaattatattttaattttaattaaatttaacttaataaaatataaattatattttaattttactttgtatAGATAATGAATATTAACAAATATggttaatataatatttatactttatCCATCTATAAACatgtattaaattattaatgaatactcgtttaaaatattcacttatattaatactaaatttaatccacaaatatttgaaaatatgaatatttttcctATTCCAtagataatttgaaattatgG harbors:
- the LOC108338558 gene encoding probable galacturonosyltransferase-like 9: MLPLRLRAVVSSLILCFLFSPFFCLGIRSFPTTEDDGSFFHYAEAPGYRNGAGCPVSSTHTAIPSCDPSLVHIAMTLDSGYLRGSIAAVHSVLRHSSCPESVFFHFVAAEFDPASPRVLTRLVRSIFPSLNFKVYIFREDTVINLISSSIRLALENPLNYARNYLGDMLDACVDRVIYLDSDVVVVDDVRKLWRVPLTGARVIGAPEYCHANFTKYFTEEFWNDPLLSRVFSSRKPCYFNTGVMVMDLVRWREGNYRKRIENWMELQRKKRIYDLGSLPPFLLVFAGNVEAIDHRWNQHGLGGDNVNGVCRSLHPGPVSLLHWSGKGKPWVRLDEKKPCPLDRLWEPYDLYKSKQTRDRVRDQSWGFSSSILVGYAHDLL